In Necator americanus strain Aroian chromosome IV, whole genome shotgun sequence, the following proteins share a genomic window:
- a CDS encoding hypothetical protein (NECATOR_CHRIV.G15852.T1), translating to MYKILERIILDRLIKHREETTHDEQAGFRPGRSTIDQVFIVRGVIEIWQRYSKPMQPAFLDFEAVFDSPHRGRLLNSLRADEVPGKFVRLLDDMNQRTTAAVRTPAGCTTPFEVVTGVRQGAVAGPFLFNFAIDDIMRRTVDQCPADIVLAPSGCPLTDLEYADDVLIFAESSTKLQHVVNFVWKLAAAYGLRLRPDKCEQMLISSRPRTGIRVDGQPIELVDEFCYLG from the coding sequence atgtacaagatactggagcgcattatcctggaccgactcattaaacatcgcgaagaaacaacacacgacgagcaagctggctttcgtcctggccgatctacgattgaccaggtgttcatcgtcaggggagtgatcgaaatctggcaacggtattcgaagccaatgcaaccaGCGTTTCTAGACTTTGAAGCCgtgttcgactctcctcaccgaggccgtcttctcaactcgctccgcgccgatgaagtaccaggaaagttcgttcgcttgcttgatgacatgaatcaacgaacaactgctgcagttcgaacaccagccggatgtacaacaccgtttgaagtggtaactggagtaagacaaggggcagtggcaggaccttttctgttcaatttcgcaatcgacgacattatgcgaagaacagtcgaccagtgtcctgccgacattgtcttagcaccatctgggtgccccttgactgacctcgagtacgccgacgatgtccttatattcgcggaaagcagtacgaaacttcaacatgttgtcaactttgtatggaagctggctgcagcctatggactacgcctacgacCTGATAAATGCGAGCAGATGttgatctcttcgagacctcgaacgggaatcagggtggacggacaaccgatagaactcgtcgatgagttctgttacctaggctga
- a CDS encoding hypothetical protein (NECATOR_CHRIV.G15853.T1), translating to MMYGSETWAAPSTVMERLDCTERKLLRRLLGHFWPRETGRSPCLTCFEEFVGFELEEATWPKTEVLDWGGERGPEDTRRG from the exons atgatgtacggatcggagacttgggcagcaccatcaacggttatggagaggcttgactgcacggaacgaaagctgcttagacggctacttggccacttttggcctagg gagacggGCAGATCGCCCTGTTTAACGTgttttgaggagtttgtcgggttcgagctggaagaagccacctggccgaaaacggaagttctggactggggtggtgaaagaggacctgaggacactcggcgtggatag
- a CDS encoding hypothetical protein (NECATOR_CHRIV.G15853.T3), whose translation MYGSETWAAPSTVMERLDCTERKLLRRLLGHFWPRVCHNEDLYVEIGVVYRRMTRGKHQHLAPPSKVAKEFVGFELEEATWPKTEVLDWGEYGIATNGLILCKLSQKVEKVGQSCVQGRHTSAKMRVIASGDDISPPIKSKQQRPTTFPSCSTEPSGYETEQFSEFQIKKEVDTFGYGFDSYSFSDFCDEDNKFLKRRGPRTTIKQNQLDVLNRIFSSTPKPSKHARAKLALETGLSMRVIQVWFQNRRSKERRLKHLCNYLRHYEQRGLLPPPVQFAAGEGGRTPEVTSFSQYLSGIEGQLDEDDEED comes from the exons atgtacggatcggagacttgggcagcaccatcaacggttatggagaggcttgactgcacggaacgaaagctgcttagacggctacttggccacttttggcctagggtatgtcacaatgaagatctttacgtaGAAATTggtgtggtataccggcggatgacacgtggaaaacatcaacatcttgcaccgccatcgaaagtggctaaa gagtttgtcgggttcgagctggaagaagccacctggccgaaaacggaagttctggactggggtg aatatggaatagcgacgaatggattgattctgtgcaagctctcgcagaaggtcgagaaggttgggcagagctgtgttcaaggacggcacacctcggcgaagatgcgggtaatcgcgtcaggcgatgacatcagcccgccgattaagtcaa aACAACAACGCCCAACAACATTTCCCAGTTGTTCAACTGAGCCAAGCGGGTACGAGACAGAACAGTTCAGCGAGTTTCAGATTAAAAAG GAAGTGGACACTTTTGGTTACGGCTTCGATTCATactctttttctgatttctgtgACGAAGACAATAAATTTCTTAAGCGTAGAGGTCCTCGGACAACAATAAAACAGAATCAG cttgatgttctgaatcgaattttttcttcaactccAAAACCTTCGAAACACGCTCGAGCGAAGCTAGCCCTTGAGACTGGACTGAGTATGAGAGTTATTCAG GTTTGGTTCCAAAACCGCCGTAGTAAGGAAAGACGACTGAAACATCTCTGCAACTACCTACGACATTATGAGCAAAGAGGTCTTCTACCTCCTCCAGTCCAATTTGCTGCAGGAG AAGGAGGACGTACCCCTGAAGTGACGTCATTCAGTCAGTATCTTAGTGGAATTGAAGGGCAACTAGACGAGGACGATGAAGAAGACTGA
- a CDS encoding hypothetical protein (NECATOR_CHRIV.G15853.T2), whose amino-acid sequence MRVIASGDDISPPIKSKQQRPTTFPSCSTEPSGYETEQFSEFQIKKEVDTFGYGFDSYSFSDFCDEDNKFLKRRGPRTTIKQNQLDVLNRIFSSTPKPSKHARAKLALETGLSMRVIQVWFQNRRSKERRLKHLCNYLRHYEQRGLLPPPVQFAAGEGGRTPEVTSFSQYLSGIEGQLDEDDEED is encoded by the exons atgcgggtaatcgcgtcaggcgatgacatcagcccgccgattaagtcaa aACAACAACGCCCAACAACATTTCCCAGTTGTTCAACTGAGCCAAGCGGGTACGAGACAGAACAGTTCAGCGAGTTTCAGATTAAAAAG GAAGTGGACACTTTTGGTTACGGCTTCGATTCATactctttttctgatttctgtgACGAAGACAATAAATTTCTTAAGCGTAGAGGTCCTCGGACAACAATAAAACAGAATCAG cttgatgttctgaatcgaattttttcttcaactccAAAACCTTCGAAACACGCTCGAGCGAAGCTAGCCCTTGAGACTGGACTGAGTATGAGAGTTATTCAG GTTTGGTTCCAAAACCGCCGTAGTAAGGAAAGACGACTGAAACATCTCTGCAACTACCTACGACATTATGAGCAAAGAGGTCTTCTACCTCCTCCAGTCCAATTTGCTGCAGGAG AAGGAGGACGTACCCCTGAAGTGACGTCATTCAGTCAGTATCTTAGTGGAATTGAAGGGCAACTAGACGAGGACGATGAAGAAGACTGA